In Streptomyces puniciscabiei, a single genomic region encodes these proteins:
- the coxB gene encoding cytochrome c oxidase subunit II, whose product MSPNGSDRSPRRPMRRKLLQALTAGLVLATATGCTYKDFPRLGMPTPTTEEAPRILSLWQGSWAAALAVGVLVWGLILWSAMFHRRSRTKVEVPPQTRYNMPIEALYTVVPIIIISVLFYFTARDESKLLSLDKKPDVTINVVGFQWSWGFNYVENVPGVSGDAKTDKNLDAIPDRFKKDFPANAGGVYDVGTPGTRNPQTNNPGPTLWLPKGETVRFVLTSRDVIHSFWVVPFLMKQDVIPGHTNAFQVTPNHEGTFLGKCAELCGVDHSRMLFNVKVVSPAAYQKHLQDLAKKGQTGYIPAGIAQTSHEKNRETNNL is encoded by the coding sequence GTGAGTCCCAACGGCTCCGACCGCTCGCCGCGGCGCCCGATGCGGCGGAAGCTGCTGCAGGCACTGACCGCGGGCCTGGTCCTGGCGACCGCAACCGGTTGCACATACAAGGACTTCCCCCGCCTTGGCATGCCCACCCCGACCACGGAAGAGGCTCCGCGGATCCTCTCCCTGTGGCAGGGCTCCTGGGCTGCCGCGCTCGCCGTCGGCGTGCTGGTGTGGGGCCTGATCCTGTGGAGCGCCATGTTCCACCGGCGCAGCCGCACCAAGGTCGAGGTACCTCCGCAGACCCGGTACAACATGCCGATCGAGGCCCTGTACACGGTGGTCCCGATCATCATCATCTCGGTGCTCTTCTACTTCACGGCCCGGGACGAGTCGAAGCTGCTCAGCCTCGACAAGAAGCCCGACGTCACCATCAACGTGGTCGGCTTCCAGTGGAGCTGGGGCTTCAACTACGTCGAGAACGTCCCCGGTGTCTCCGGCGACGCCAAGACCGACAAGAACCTGGACGCCATTCCGGACCGGTTCAAGAAGGACTTCCCGGCGAACGCCGGCGGTGTCTACGACGTCGGCACCCCGGGCACGCGGAACCCACAGACGAACAACCCCGGTCCGACGCTCTGGCTCCCCAAGGGCGAGACGGTCCGCTTCGTGCTGACCTCCCGTGACGTCATCCACTCCTTCTGGGTGGTGCCGTTCCTGATGAAGCAGGACGTCATCCCGGGCCACACCAATGCCTTCCAGGTGACCCCGAACCACGAGGGCACCTTCCTCGGCAAGTGCGCCGAGCTCTGCGGTGTCGACCACTCGCGCATGCTGTTCAACGTGAAGGTCGTCTCCCCTGCGGCGTACCAGAAGCACCTCCAGGACCTCGCCAAGAAGGGGCAGACCGGTTACATTCCCGCCGGCATCGCGCAGACGAGCCACGAGAAGAACCGGGAGACGAACAACCTGTGA
- a CDS encoding Uma2 family endonuclease: MTAMAHEPLTQADVLLEGFLALDTPEGFRAELIEGEIVVTPPPDGDHEDCIGLILNQVIKRSRTDMQFSGNKGLKLKSGGRCPKDHVIPDGTFAPSELRLFRGADPWMPSDGVAMVLEVTSTKPTADRDAKRHCYARAGIPLYLLVDRDTSSVTLFSDPRNEDYRQHSTVPFGKSLALPEPFGFELETTDFL; the protein is encoded by the coding sequence ATGACCGCGATGGCGCACGAGCCGCTCACGCAGGCGGACGTCCTGCTCGAGGGTTTTCTCGCCCTGGACACCCCAGAGGGTTTCCGGGCCGAGCTGATCGAGGGGGAGATCGTCGTGACGCCGCCGCCGGACGGGGACCACGAGGACTGCATCGGGCTGATCCTGAACCAGGTGATCAAGCGGTCACGGACCGACATGCAGTTCTCCGGTAACAAGGGCCTGAAGTTGAAGAGCGGTGGCCGCTGCCCGAAGGACCACGTGATTCCTGATGGCACCTTCGCTCCCAGCGAGCTGCGGCTCTTCCGGGGCGCCGACCCCTGGATGCCCTCCGACGGCGTCGCCATGGTCCTGGAAGTGACCTCCACCAAGCCCACGGCGGACCGTGATGCCAAGCGCCACTGCTACGCCCGCGCGGGCATCCCGCTGTACCTCCTCGTGGACCGGGACACCTCCTCGGTCACGCTGTTCAGCGACCCCAGGAACGAGGACTACCGCCAGCACTCCACCGTCCCGTTCGGCAAGTCCCTCGCCCTGCCCGAACCGTTCGGCTTCGAGCTGGAGACCACGGACTTCCTCTGA
- a CDS encoding cytochrome c oxidase subunit 4, producing MKIQGRMFIWLSVFILIMAIVYGVWSKEPAGTTALFLAFGLSVMIGFYLGFTARRVDAGAQDDKEADVADDAGELGFFSPHSWQPLMLGFGGAIAFLSIAVGWWLIYFSAPFIVVGLFGWVFEYYHGENRTQ from the coding sequence GTGAAGATCCAGGGTCGGATGTTCATCTGGCTGAGCGTCTTCATCCTGATCATGGCCATCGTGTATGGCGTGTGGTCGAAGGAGCCGGCCGGTACCACCGCACTGTTCCTGGCCTTCGGCCTGAGCGTCATGATCGGCTTCTACCTGGGCTTCACCGCCCGGCGGGTCGACGCGGGCGCCCAGGACGACAAGGAGGCCGACGTCGCGGACGACGCGGGCGAGCTGGGCTTCTTCAGCCCGCACAGCTGGCAGCCGCTCATGCTGGGCTTCGGCGGCGCGATCGCCTTCCTCAGCATCGCGGTCGGCTGGTGGCTGATCTACTTCTCCGCCCCGTTCATCGTGGTCGGTCTGTTCGGCTGGGTGTTCGAGTACTACCACGGTGAGAACCGCACCCAGTAG
- a CDS encoding carbohydrate kinase family protein, whose protein sequence is MRIAVTGSIATDHLMTFPGRFADQFVADQLHTVSLSFLVDNLDVRRGGVGANIAFGMGQLGTAPILVGAAGFDFDEYRAWLDRHGVDTDSVRISETLHTARFVCTTDADHNQIGSFYTGAMSEARLIELKTVADRVGGLDLVLIGADDPEAMLRHTEECRSRAIPFAADFSQQIARMEGEEIRILLDGATYLFSNEYEKGLIETKTGWSDAEILARVGHRVTTLGSRGVRIERVGEDPIEVGCPEEERKADPTGVGDAFRAGFLSGLAWGVSLERAAQVGCMLATLVIETVGTQEYQLRRGHFMERFVKAYGDSAGEEVQAHLR, encoded by the coding sequence GTGCGCATCGCAGTCACCGGCTCCATCGCCACCGACCACCTCATGACCTTCCCCGGCCGTTTCGCCGACCAGTTCGTCGCGGACCAGCTGCACACGGTCTCGCTCTCCTTCCTGGTCGACAACCTGGACGTGCGCCGGGGCGGCGTCGGCGCCAACATCGCCTTCGGCATGGGCCAGCTCGGCACCGCGCCGATCCTGGTCGGCGCCGCCGGCTTCGACTTCGACGAGTACCGGGCCTGGCTCGACCGGCACGGCGTGGACACCGACTCGGTCCGGATCTCCGAGACCCTGCACACCGCCCGCTTCGTGTGCACCACCGACGCCGACCACAACCAGATCGGCTCGTTCTACACCGGCGCGATGAGCGAGGCCCGCCTCATCGAGCTGAAGACCGTCGCCGACCGCGTCGGCGGCCTGGACCTGGTCCTCATCGGTGCCGACGACCCGGAGGCGATGCTCCGCCACACGGAGGAGTGCCGCTCCCGCGCGATCCCCTTCGCCGCCGACTTCTCCCAGCAGATCGCCCGGATGGAGGGGGAGGAGATCCGGATACTGCTGGACGGGGCGACGTACCTGTTCTCCAACGAGTACGAGAAGGGCCTCATCGAGACCAAGACCGGCTGGAGCGACGCCGAGATCCTGGCCAGGGTCGGCCACCGCGTCACCACGCTCGGCTCGCGCGGGGTGCGCATCGAGCGGGTCGGCGAGGACCCCATCGAGGTCGGCTGCCCCGAGGAGGAGCGCAAGGCCGACCCCACGGGTGTCGGCGACGCCTTCCGCGCGGGGTTCCTGTCGGGACTGGCCTGGGGTGTCTCCCTGGAGCGCGCGGCGCAGGTGGGCTGCATGCTGGCCACGCTGGTCATCGAGACCGTGGGCACGCAGGAGTACCAGTTGCGGCGGGGGCACTTCATGGAGCGGTTCGTGAAGGCGTACGGGGATTCCGCCGGCGAGGAAGTCCAGGCCCACCTGCGCTGA
- the nadA gene encoding quinolinate synthase NadA: MTTAQTPELDVQPTPLALLLLGREADPKSERGVECPGDLPSPSDPDLVARARAAKEKLGDKVFVLGHHYQRDEVIQFADVTGDSFKLARDAAARPEAEYIVFCGVHFMAESADILTSDDQKVVLPDLAAGCSMADMATAEQVAECWDVLTEAGIAEQVVPVSYMNSSADIKAFTGKHGGTICTSSNAKRALDWAFEQGEKVLFLPDQHLGRNTAVRDMGMSLDDCVVYNPHKPNGGLTAEELRAAKMILWRGHCSVHGRFSLDSVNDVRERIPGVNVLVHPECKHEVVAAADYVGSTEYIIKALEAAPAGSKWAIGTELNLVRRLANRFAPEGKEIVFLDKTVCFCSTMNRIDLPHLVWALESLAEGNLVNRIEVDQETEAFAKLALERMLALP; the protein is encoded by the coding sequence GTGACCACCGCCCAGACCCCGGAACTCGACGTGCAGCCGACTCCGCTCGCCCTGCTGCTGCTCGGCCGTGAGGCCGACCCGAAGAGCGAGCGGGGCGTCGAGTGTCCCGGTGACCTGCCCTCGCCGTCCGACCCGGACCTGGTCGCGCGCGCCCGTGCGGCCAAGGAGAAGCTCGGCGACAAGGTCTTCGTGCTCGGCCACCACTACCAGCGCGACGAGGTCATCCAGTTCGCCGACGTCACGGGTGACTCCTTCAAGCTGGCCCGGGACGCGGCCGCGCGCCCGGAGGCCGAGTACATCGTCTTCTGCGGTGTGCACTTCATGGCCGAGTCGGCGGACATCCTCACCTCCGACGACCAGAAGGTCGTCCTGCCCGACCTCGCCGCCGGCTGCTCCATGGCCGACATGGCGACGGCCGAGCAGGTCGCGGAGTGCTGGGACGTCCTGACCGAGGCGGGCATCGCCGAGCAGGTGGTCCCCGTGTCGTACATGAACTCCTCGGCCGACATCAAGGCCTTCACCGGCAAGCACGGCGGCACGATCTGCACCTCGTCGAACGCCAAGCGTGCCCTCGACTGGGCCTTCGAGCAGGGCGAGAAGGTGCTCTTCCTGCCCGATCAGCACCTCGGCCGCAACACCGCCGTACGGGACATGGGCATGTCCCTGGACGACTGCGTGGTCTACAACCCGCACAAGCCGAACGGCGGGCTGACCGCCGAGGAGCTGCGCGCCGCGAAGATGATCCTGTGGCGCGGGCACTGCTCCGTCCACGGCCGCTTCAGCCTGGACTCGGTCAACGACGTGCGCGAGCGCATCCCGGGCGTGAACGTCCTGGTCCACCCGGAGTGCAAGCACGAGGTCGTGGCCGCGGCGGACTACGTCGGCTCCACCGAGTACATCATCAAGGCCCTGGAGGCCGCCCCGGCCGGCTCCAAGTGGGCCATCGGCACCGAGCTGAACCTGGTCCGGCGGCTGGCGAACCGTTTCGCGCCGGAGGGCAAGGAGATCGTCTTCCTCGACAAGACGGTCTGCTTCTGCTCGACCATGAACCGCATCGACCTGCCCCACCTGGTCTGGGCCCTGGAGTCCCTGGCCGAGGGCAACCTGGTCAACCGGATCGAGGTCGACCAGGAGACCGAGGCCTTCGCCAAGCTGGCCCTGGAGCGGATGCTGGCGCTGCCGTAA
- a CDS encoding L,D-transpeptidase has product MNHTPRTRTVVSCTLLVTALGAGLTACSSDGNALADKPYDAADLVSLNGDSDEGKRVDPDKPLEITANGDDRITDVTAQDSTGRYVAGELSADGSRWHSTAPLAANAHYTVTVSTEDDDDAPGRKVFTFDTSRPTSRKRLTVTFGPKSGQYGVGQPITAELDQAVKDKAQRAIVERALRVDSAPAVQGSWYWVSDKELHYRPQEYWPTHATITVHSNLDGIRISDRLWGGPSKPVKITTGDRIEALTDAAAHELTFYKNGDVIKRIPVTTGRPGYDTRNGIKVVLEKAYVVRMRGTTIGISASSSDSYDLNVYYSTRVTWSGEYVHAAPWSVGSQGYANVSHGCTGMSTGNAQWFFANIHQGDIVRVVNSRGHQMEDFGNGFGDWNVDWKKWRKGSALVNDKPDAPSEADTARLQPTAV; this is encoded by the coding sequence ATGAACCACACTCCGCGGACCCGCACCGTCGTCAGCTGCACCCTGCTGGTGACCGCGCTCGGCGCGGGCCTCACCGCCTGCAGTTCGGACGGCAACGCCCTGGCGGACAAGCCGTACGACGCGGCGGACCTGGTCTCCCTCAACGGCGACTCCGACGAGGGGAAGCGGGTCGACCCGGACAAGCCCCTGGAGATCACCGCCAACGGCGACGACCGCATCACCGACGTCACCGCCCAGGACTCCACAGGGCGCTATGTGGCGGGCGAACTCTCCGCCGACGGCAGCAGATGGCACAGCACGGCCCCGCTGGCCGCCAACGCCCACTACACGGTCACGGTGAGCACCGAGGACGACGACGACGCGCCCGGTCGCAAGGTCTTCACGTTCGACACCAGCAGGCCCACCAGCAGGAAGCGCCTGACCGTCACCTTCGGGCCGAAGTCGGGCCAGTACGGGGTCGGGCAGCCCATCACCGCCGAACTCGACCAGGCGGTCAAGGACAAGGCGCAGCGCGCCATCGTGGAGCGCGCCCTCCGGGTGGACTCCGCGCCGGCCGTGCAGGGCTCCTGGTACTGGGTGAGCGACAAGGAACTCCACTACCGGCCCCAGGAGTACTGGCCCACCCACGCCACCATCACGGTGCACAGCAACCTGGACGGCATCAGGATCAGCGACCGGCTGTGGGGCGGCCCGTCGAAACCGGTGAAGATCACCACGGGTGACCGGATCGAGGCCCTCACGGACGCCGCGGCGCACGAGCTGACGTTCTACAAGAACGGCGACGTGATCAAGCGGATCCCCGTCACCACCGGCCGGCCCGGCTACGACACCCGCAACGGCATCAAAGTCGTCCTGGAGAAGGCGTACGTCGTACGCATGCGCGGCACCACGATCGGCATCTCCGCGAGCAGCTCCGACTCCTACGACCTGAACGTCTACTACTCCACCCGGGTGACCTGGTCCGGCGAGTACGTCCACGCCGCGCCCTGGTCCGTGGGTTCACAGGGCTACGCCAACGTCAGCCACGGCTGCACGGGCATGAGCACCGGCAACGCCCAGTGGTTCTTCGCCAACATTCACCAGGGCGACATCGTCAGGGTCGTCAACTCCCGCGGCCACCAGATGGAAGACTTCGGCAACGGCTTCGGCGACTGGAACGTCGACTGGAAGAAGTGGCGCAAGGGCAGCGCCCTCGTCAACGACAAGCCGGACGCCCCCTCCGAGGCGGACACGGCACGTCTGCAGCCGACGGCGGTGTAG
- a CDS encoding iron-sulfur cluster assembly accessory protein, with amino-acid sequence MSVSDETTTVTDGIILTDAAAAKVKALLDQEGRDDLALRVAVQPGGCSGLRYQLFFDERSLDGDVEKDFGGVKVVTDRMSAPYLGGATIDFVDTIEKQGFTIDNPNATGSCACGDSFS; translated from the coding sequence ATGTCCGTATCGGACGAGACCACCACCGTCACCGACGGCATCATCCTGACCGACGCCGCCGCGGCCAAGGTCAAGGCCCTGCTCGACCAGGAAGGCCGCGACGACCTCGCGCTGCGCGTCGCCGTCCAGCCCGGCGGCTGCTCCGGCCTGCGCTACCAGCTCTTCTTCGACGAGCGCTCGCTCGACGGCGACGTGGAGAAGGACTTCGGCGGGGTCAAGGTCGTCACGGACCGGATGAGCGCTCCGTACCTGGGCGGCGCCACCATCGACTTCGTGGACACGATCGAGAAGCAGGGCTTCACGATCGACAACCCGAACGCCACCGGCTCCTGCGCCTGCGGCGACTCCTTCAGCTGA
- a CDS encoding cysteine desulfurase/sulfurtransferase TusA family protein, whose product MAYFDAASAAPLHPVARQALLASLDEGWADPARLYREGRKARMLLDAAREAAAEAVGCRADEVVFTSSGTRALHSGIAGALAGRRRVGRHLVVSAVEHSSVLHAAEVFEADGGAVTQVAVNRAGAVTPSDYASALRPDTALACLQSANHEVGTAQPVAEVAEVCRGAGVPLLVDAAQSLGWGPVEGDWSLLTASAHKWGGPSGVGLLVVRKGVRFAAQGPLDERESGRAPGFENIPAIVAAVASLRAVRAEAAQEAVRLRQLTERIRTRVPEAVTDVEVVGDPERRLPGIVTFSCLYVDGEALLHELDREGFSVSSGSSCTSSTLTPSHVLRAMGVLSEGNVRVSLPMGVAEEDVERFLAVLPGVVAGVREKLGAPAAPAAQESRGEVLVDSLGKRCPIPVIELAKVFGQVPVGGTVRVLSDDEAARLDIPAWCEMRGQEYVGEEPAEGGTAYLVRRVS is encoded by the coding sequence ATGGCCTACTTTGACGCTGCTTCCGCCGCTCCCCTCCATCCCGTGGCCCGTCAGGCGTTGTTGGCCTCTTTGGATGAGGGGTGGGCCGATCCTGCACGGCTGTACCGGGAGGGACGCAAGGCCCGGATGCTGCTGGACGCTGCCCGGGAGGCGGCTGCTGAGGCCGTGGGGTGCCGGGCGGACGAGGTGGTGTTCACGTCGTCGGGGACCCGGGCCCTGCACAGCGGGATCGCAGGGGCGTTGGCCGGGCGGCGGCGGGTCGGGCGTCACCTGGTCGTGTCCGCTGTCGAACATTCCTCCGTGCTCCACGCGGCGGAGGTGTTCGAGGCGGACGGGGGGGCGGTCACCCAAGTGGCCGTCAATCGGGCCGGAGCCGTCACCCCGTCGGACTACGCCTCCGCCCTGCGCCCGGACACCGCGCTGGCGTGCCTGCAGTCGGCCAACCACGAGGTGGGCACCGCGCAGCCGGTCGCCGAGGTGGCCGAGGTGTGCCGGGGCGCCGGGGTGCCGCTGCTGGTGGACGCGGCGCAGTCGCTGGGGTGGGGGCCCGTCGAGGGCGACTGGTCGCTGCTCACGGCCAGTGCGCACAAATGGGGCGGGCCGTCCGGGGTCGGACTGCTCGTCGTACGCAAGGGGGTGCGGTTCGCCGCCCAAGGGCCCCTCGACGAGCGGGAGTCCGGGCGGGCTCCCGGGTTCGAGAACATCCCGGCGATCGTGGCGGCCGTCGCCTCCCTGCGGGCGGTGCGGGCCGAGGCGGCCCAGGAGGCGGTACGGCTACGGCAGCTGACGGAGCGGATCCGGACGCGGGTACCGGAGGCCGTGACGGATGTGGAGGTCGTCGGCGACCCCGAGCGGCGGCTGCCCGGGATCGTCACCTTCTCCTGCCTCTACGTCGACGGCGAGGCCCTGCTGCACGAACTGGACCGGGAGGGCTTCTCCGTCTCCTCGGGTTCCTCCTGCACCAGCAGCACGCTGACGCCCAGCCATGTACTGAGGGCGATGGGCGTGCTGAGCGAGGGGAACGTCCGGGTGTCCCTGCCGATGGGGGTGGCCGAGGAGGACGTGGAGCGGTTCCTCGCGGTGCTGCCGGGGGTGGTGGCGGGCGTCCGGGAGAAGCTGGGCGCGCCCGCCGCTCCGGCCGCTCAGGAGAGCCGCGGGGAAGTACTCGTCGACTCCCTGGGCAAGCGCTGCCCGATTCCGGTCATCGAGCTGGCCAAGGTGTTCGGGCAGGTGCCGGTGGGTGGGACCGTACGGGTGCTCTCGGACGACGAGGCGGCCCGCCTGGACATCCCGGCCTGGTGCGAGATGCGGGGGCAGGAGTACGTCGGGGAGGAGCCTGCGGAGGGGGGAACGGCGTACCTGGTACGCCGGGTGAGCTGA
- a CDS encoding response regulator produces MQPTATVLVYSDDSNTREQVRLAAGRRPAPDVPLVEFVECATPQAVLRELDRGGIDVCVLDGEAVPMGGMGVCRQIKDEVFNCPPVLLLMGRPQDAWLATWSRADAAVTLPVDPVEFASALASLLRQRRLVGA; encoded by the coding sequence ATGCAGCCGACCGCCACGGTGCTGGTCTACAGCGACGACTCCAACACCCGCGAGCAAGTACGGCTGGCCGCCGGCCGCAGGCCCGCTCCCGACGTCCCCTTGGTCGAGTTCGTGGAGTGCGCGACGCCGCAGGCGGTGCTCCGGGAGCTGGACAGAGGGGGCATCGACGTGTGCGTGCTCGACGGTGAGGCCGTGCCGATGGGGGGTATGGGGGTCTGCCGGCAGATCAAGGACGAGGTGTTCAACTGTCCGCCGGTGCTGCTGCTGATGGGGCGGCCGCAGGACGCGTGGCTGGCGACGTGGAGCCGGGCCGATGCGGCCGTGACTCTTCCGGTGGATCCTGTGGAGTTCGCGTCGGCGTTGGCCTCCTTGCTGCGGCAGAGGCGGTTGGTGGGCGCCTAG
- the ctaD gene encoding cytochrome c oxidase subunit I: MSILNEPQGAAAAEGAYADELPVRRKQPGNVVVKWLTTTDHKTIGTLYLATSFAFFLIGGVMALLMRAELARPGLQIMSNEQFNQAFTMHGTIMLLMFATPLFAGFANWIMPLQIGAPDVAFPRLNMFAYWLYLFGSTIAVGGFLTPEGAADFGWFAYSPLSDAVRSPGIGADMWIMGLAFSGFGTILGSVNFITTIICMRAPGMTMFRMPIFVWNVLLTGVLVLLAFPVLAAALFALEADRKFGAHVFDAANGGALLWQHLFWFFGHPEVYIIALPFFGIISEVIPVFSRKPMFGYMGLIAATIAIAGLSVTVWAHHMYVTGGVLLPFFSFMTFLIAVPTGVKFFNWIGTMWKGSLSFETPMLWATGFLITFTFGGLTGVILASPPMDFHVSDSYFVVAHFHYVVFGTVVFAMFSGFHFWWPKWTGKMLDERLGKITFWTLFIGFHGTFLVQHWLGAEGMPRRYADYLAADGFTALNTVSTISSFLLGLSILPFLYNVWKTAKYGKPVGVDDPWGYGRSLEWATSCPPPRHNFLTLPRIRSESPAFDLHHPEIAALEQLAHSGHGTAIAGSKEAGK, translated from the coding sequence GTGAGCATCCTCAACGAACCCCAGGGTGCCGCGGCAGCTGAAGGCGCGTACGCGGACGAGCTGCCGGTCAGGCGCAAGCAGCCCGGCAATGTCGTGGTGAAGTGGCTGACGACCACCGACCACAAGACGATCGGCACGCTGTATCTGGCGACGTCGTTCGCGTTCTTCCTGATCGGTGGCGTGATGGCGCTGCTCATGCGCGCCGAGCTGGCCCGTCCGGGCCTGCAGATCATGTCGAACGAGCAGTTCAACCAGGCGTTCACGATGCACGGCACGATCATGCTGCTGATGTTCGCGACGCCGCTGTTCGCCGGCTTCGCGAACTGGATCATGCCGCTGCAGATCGGCGCGCCGGACGTGGCGTTCCCGCGGCTGAACATGTTCGCCTACTGGCTGTACCTGTTCGGCTCGACCATCGCGGTGGGCGGCTTCCTCACCCCCGAGGGTGCGGCCGACTTCGGCTGGTTCGCCTACTCCCCGCTGTCGGACGCGGTCCGCAGCCCGGGCATCGGTGCCGACATGTGGATCATGGGTCTGGCCTTCTCCGGCTTCGGCACCATCCTCGGCTCGGTCAACTTCATCACCACGATCATCTGCATGCGCGCGCCGGGCATGACCATGTTCCGCATGCCGATCTTCGTGTGGAACGTGCTGCTGACCGGTGTCCTGGTCCTGCTGGCCTTCCCGGTCCTCGCGGCCGCGCTGTTCGCCCTGGAGGCGGACCGCAAGTTCGGCGCCCACGTGTTCGACGCCGCGAACGGCGGAGCCCTGCTGTGGCAACACCTCTTCTGGTTCTTCGGACACCCGGAGGTGTACATCATCGCCCTGCCGTTCTTCGGAATCATCTCCGAAGTGATCCCGGTGTTCTCCCGTAAGCCGATGTTCGGCTACATGGGCCTGATCGCCGCGACCATCGCGATCGCCGGTCTGTCCGTGACCGTGTGGGCCCACCACATGTACGTCACCGGTGGTGTGCTGCTGCCGTTCTTCTCCTTCATGACCTTCCTGATCGCCGTACCGACCGGTGTGAAGTTCTTCAACTGGATCGGCACCATGTGGAAGGGCTCGCTGTCCTTCGAGACCCCGATGCTGTGGGCGACCGGCTTCCTGATCACCTTCACGTTCGGTGGTCTGACCGGTGTCATCCTGGCCTCGCCGCCGATGGACTTCCACGTCTCCGACTCGTACTTCGTGGTGGCCCACTTCCACTACGTGGTCTTCGGCACGGTCGTCTTCGCGATGTTCTCCGGCTTCCACTTCTGGTGGCCGAAGTGGACCGGCAAGATGCTGGACGAGCGCCTCGGCAAGATCACCTTCTGGACGCTGTTCATCGGCTTCCACGGCACCTTCCTGGTCCAGCACTGGCTGGGCGCCGAGGGCATGCCCCGCCGCTACGCCGACTACCTGGCGGCCGACGGCTTCACCGCCCTGAACACGGTCTCGACGATCAGCTCCTTCCTGCTCGGCCTGTCGATCCTGCCGTTCCTCTACAACGTCTGGAAGACGGCCAAGTACGGCAAGCCGGTCGGCGTGGACGACCCGTGGGGCTACGGCCGTTCGCTCGAGTGGGCGACGTCCTGCCCGCCGCCGCGGCACAACTTCCTCACCCTGCCGCGGATCCGCAGCGAATCCCCGGCGTTCGACCTGCACCACCCTGAGATCGCCGCGCTCGAGCAGCTCGCGCACAGCGGTCACGGCACCGCCATCGCGGGCAGCAAGGAGGCCGGCAAGTGA
- a CDS encoding cytochrome c oxidase subunit 3 has product MSVVATATTVETGHAHPSVNRPNLTSVGTIIWLSSELMFFAALFAMYFTLRSVTGPAHWKHMADALNVPFSATNTTILVLSSLTCQLGVFAAERGDVKKLRGWFIVTFIMGAIFIGGQIYEYTSLVKDEGISLSSDPYGSVFYLTTGFHGLHVTGGLIAFLLVLGRTYMAKRFTHEQATAAIVVSYYWHFVDVVWIGLFATIYLIK; this is encoded by the coding sequence ATGTCGGTCGTGGCGACAGCAACGACAGTAGAAACCGGGCACGCGCACCCGTCGGTCAACCGGCCGAACCTCACCAGCGTCGGAACCATCATCTGGCTGAGTTCCGAGCTGATGTTCTTCGCGGCCCTCTTCGCGATGTACTTCACCCTGCGATCGGTGACGGGTCCGGCGCACTGGAAGCACATGGCCGACGCGCTCAATGTGCCCTTCTCCGCGACGAACACCACGATCCTGGTGCTCTCCTCGCTCACCTGCCAGCTCGGCGTGTTCGCGGCCGAGCGGGGTGACGTGAAGAAGCTCCGCGGGTGGTTCATCGTCACCTTCATCATGGGTGCGATCTTCATCGGCGGTCAGATCTACGAGTACACGAGCCTGGTGAAGGACGAGGGCATCTCGCTCTCCTCCGACCCGTACGGCTCGGTGTTCTATCTGACCACCGGCTTCCACGGCCTGCACGTGACGGGCGGTCTCATCGCCTTCCTGCTGGTCCTCGGCCGCACCTACATGGCCAAGAGGTTCACCCACGAGCAGGCGACCGCCGCCATCGTCGTGTCCTACTACTGGCACTTCGTCGATGTGGTCTGGATCGGCCTTTTCGCCACGATCTACCTGATCAAGTAG